A single region of the Rattus rattus isolate New Zealand chromosome 8, Rrattus_CSIRO_v1, whole genome shotgun sequence genome encodes:
- the Cldn25 gene encoding putative claudin-25 produces the protein MACSFRGRVQLGGLLLSVLGWVCSCVTTVLPQWKTLNLDLNEMETWVSGLWEACVNQEEAGTVCKSFESFLSLPQELQVARILMVASHGLGLLGLLLSGCGLECFRFHRPRGIFKTRLCLLGGTLEASASATTLFPVSWVAYATFQDFWDDSIPEIVPRWEFGDALFLGWAAGLFLALGGLLLIFSACLENEEGSSPWTAEATAPPACTPVEEFDGSFHLTPRPVNQVI, from the coding sequence ATGGCCTGTAGCTTCCGTGGGAGAGTCCAGCTTGGAGGTCTGCTCCTCTCTGTCCTTGGCTGGGTATGCTCCTGTGTCACCACCGTTCTTCCCCAGTGGAAGACTCTCAATCTGgatctgaatgaaatggaaacCTGGGTCTCGGGACTCTGGGAGGCTTGTGTGAATCAGGAGGAAGCTGGCACTGTATGTAAATCCTTCGAGTCCTTTTTGTCTCTGCCCCAAGAGCTACAGGTAGCTCGAATTCTCATGGTGGCTTCCCATGGGCTGGGACTGTTGGGACTTCTGCTATCGGGCTGTGGGTTGGAATGCTTCCGGTTTCACAGGCCCAGAGGAATTTTCAAGACTCGGCTGTGCCTCCTGGGAGGGACTTTGGAAGCATCAGCTTCAGCCACCACCCTCTTTCCAGTCTCCTGGGTGGCCTATGCCACATTCCAAGACTTCTGGGATGACAGCATCCCTGAAATTGTGCCCCGGTGGGAGTTTGGAGACGCCTTGTTCctgggctgggctgctgggctttTCCTAGCTCTGGGTGGacttctcctcatcttctctgCTTGCCTGGAAAATGAAGAGGGATCATCTCCTTGGACGGCTGAAGCCACAGCCCCACCAGCCTGTACTCCAGTAGAGGAATTTGATGGTtccttccacctcacaccaaGACCAGTGAACCAGGTCATCTAG